In Oncorhynchus gorbuscha isolate QuinsamMale2020 ecotype Even-year unplaced genomic scaffold, OgorEven_v1.0 Un_scaffold_295, whole genome shotgun sequence, the sequence TACCACAGCATAGTCCTCAcctcactacagagagacagagagacatgtttACCACAGCATAGTCCTCAcctcactacagagagacagagagacatgtttACCACAGCATAGTCCTCAcctcactacagagagacagagagacatgtttACCACAGCATAGTCCTCAcctcactacagagagacatgttTACCACAGCATAGTCCTCAcctcactacagagagacagagagacatgtttACCACAGCATAGTCCTCAcctcactacagagagacatgttTACCACAGCATAGTCCTCAcctcactacagagagacatgttTACCACAGCATAGTCCTCAcctcactacagagagacatgttTACCACGGCATAGTCCTCAcctcactacagagagacatgttTACCACAGCATAGTCCTGAcctcactacagagagacagagagacatgtttACCAGGACAGCATAGtccagagaggcacagagaggcatcactacagagagacatgaCCACAGCATAGTCCTCAcctcactacagagagacagagagacagtttaGAGAGCATAGTcctcagacacagagagacagagacagcagagtcagacagagacacagagaggcagagagacactacagagacatgagacagagagacagagtcctcacctcacagagagacagagaggcagagagacagagaggcagagagacagagaggcagagacagagagacagagagacagagagacagagaggcagagacacagagaggcagagagacagagagacagagagacagagagacagagagacagagagacagagacacagagaggcagagagacagagagacagagaggcagagagacagagaggcagagacacagagagacagagacacagagagacagagaggcagagacacagagagacagagacacagagagacagagagagagagagagagagagagagacagagagagagacagagagacctatatagggaacagcgtGCCATTTGGCATTCATTCTGAAATATTTCTCCAGATTGGGGGGTGGTAGGAGGGGAAAGGTCATTCGTTCAGTTTAGCACTCTGAGTCTGTGGTCAGTTGTGTGTTTCTCTGGGTGTGTATCCTAAGGAGTGAGTTGTGTGTTTCTCTGGGTGTGTATCCTAAGGAGTGAGTTGTGTGTTTCTCTGGGTGTGTATCCTAAGGAGTGAGTTGTGTGTTTCTCTGGGTGTGTATCCTAAGGAGTGAGTTGTGTGTTTCTCTGGGTGTGTATCCTAAGGAGTGAGTTGTGTGTTTCTCTGGGTGTGTATCCTAAGGAGTGAGTTGTGTGTTTCTCTGGGTGTGTATCCTAAGGAGTGAGTTGTGTGTTTCTCTGGGTGTGTATCCTAAGGAGTGAGTTGTGTGTTTCTCTGGGTGTGTATCCTAAGGAGTGAGTTGTGTGTTTCTCTGGGTGTGTATCCTAAGGAGTGAGTTGTGTGTTTCTCTGGGTGTGTATCCTAAGGAGTGAGTTGTGTGTTTCTCTGGGTGTGTATCCTAAGGAGTGAGTTGTGTGTTTCTCTGGGTGTGTATCCTAAGGAGTGAGTTGTGTGTTTCTCTGGGTGTGTATCCTAAGGAGTGAGTTGTGTGTTTCTCTGGGTGTGTATCCTAAGGAGTGAGTTGTTTCTAGTCGTCATTTCTCACTGtccacacactggttgaatccaTGTTGTTTCTATATCATTTCTCACTGtccacacactggttgaatccacGTTGTTTCTATTCGTCATTTCTCACTGtccacacactggttgaatccaTGTTGTTTCTATATCATTTCTCACTGtccacacactggttgaatccaTGTTGTTTCTACATCATTTCTCACTGtccacacactggttgaatccacGTTGTTTCTACGTCATTTCTCACTGtccacacactggttgaatccacGTTGTTTCTACATCATTTCCCACTGtccacacactggttgaatccacGTTTGTTTCTAGTCGTCATTTCCCACTGtccacacactggttgaatccacgttgtttccacatcatttaaaTGATATGACTCTCTCTTCCTAGATGTACAAGGAGGTGAAGGTGAGGCGTGAGGTATCtggggagatgagagaacctgTCGGAGAGATTACAGAGGAAGTCACCCTGCATGTCAGCGTACATACCACCAGCACAGGATCCAGCATGCTTAGCGACAACTCGACTTCCGACCcccagagcagcagcagcagccaatcAGAGCCCACCAACCAACGCGGCTCCTACCCCCGTCGTCACGGCAACGACGACTTCGCCGCCCACAGAAACCGGGCGGATCACCGTGGCGACAGAGGAAACCCCCGTAACTATGACGACTGTGTCGGTAACCAGGAAGTGGACATGGCGGAACTGGAGGCCATCCTGCGAGGGGTTGACAGAGACTCTCCCTCTAAAGGGGGTATGGTTAATGTCTGTCGCTCCTCCCACGGTGGATCTAGTGTAGGAGTGACCCACAACACAGAGATGAGCTCCGGGACATGGAGTGACAAGATGGAGAATACTACAGCCCTCAATGCCGTGAGTCACCACAACGTTCTGTCGTCTATGGCTCCACCCTCTGAAGTCTATTTTGATCTTTAGTAAtgtacatctctccctccctcctctactctctctctccttctctctctctctccttctctctccctccctcctctcctctctctctccttctctctctctctccttctctctctctctccttctctctctctccctcctctactctctctctctctctccctcctctactctctctctccctccctccctcctccctcctctactccctctctccttctctctccctccctccctcctctactctctctctccttctctctccttctccccttctctctccctccctcctctactctctcccactctcattctctctccctccctcctctactctctccctctctccttctctctccctatctccttctctctccctccctcctctattctctctcaccttctccctccctcctctactctctctctccttctctctccctccctcctctactctctctccttctctctctctccctcctctactctctctctccttctctccctccctcccttctctactctttctctccttttctctcccttcccgctctctccctccctcctcctcccctccctccctccctccctccatcctcgctcttaccctccctccctccatcctcgcGCTcgcactccctcctctctccctccctcctctctctcctctctctccttctgtctccctctctcctctctctctctctccttctctctccctccctcctctactctctctctccttctctctccctccctcctctactctctttctccttctctccctcccttctctactctctctccttctctctctctcccaccctcctctactctctctctccttctctccctcccttctctactctctctctccttctctctccgtcctcctctctctccctccctccctccatccttgctctcgccctccctccctccatcctcgctctcaccctccctcctctctccctccctcctctctctccttctgtctccctctctccttctctctctctccatctctctctcttcctcctctctctccatctgtctccctctcctctctctccttctctctctctccctcctctctctccttctgtctccctctctcctctctctctctccttctctctctctccctcctctctctccttccgtctccctctctcctctctctaggccCTGAAGGAGATAGCCTGTGTGAGTGAAGAGCTGTGTAGCTACCAGGATGAGATCAGCAGGAAGTCCGGAGGGGACAAGAGGTAAGACTATATCAACAaactgttccctgtatagtgcactacttttgaccatggcccatagggcCGAGTACTGGTTAGATCCAGCCAagtgccatagggctctatatagggaatagggttctgtttGGGATACAATCACTGTCTACCGATGGCtggatttaaccagtcctctgcTGGGAGCCCCATGGCACATGGCTGGATCTAACCAGTACTCGGCTGGGAGCCCCATGGCACATGGCTGGATCTAACCAGTCCTCGGCTGGGAGCCCCATGGCACATGGCTGGATCTAACCAGTACTCGGCTGGGAGCCCCATGGCACATGGCTGGATCTAACCAGTACTCGGCTGGGAGCCCCATGGCACATGGCTGGATCTAACCAGTCCTCGGCTGGGAACACCATGGCACTTGGCCGGATCTAACCAGTACTCGGCTGGGAGCCCCATGGCACTTGACTGGATCTAACCAGTACTCGGCTGGGAGCCCCATGGCACTTGACTGGATCTAACCCCTTCTCTGTGTTAAATACCTGGGATACACCCTGTGCTTTTTAAACCCTGCATCCAGAACTAAATGTTGCATTACGAACCACTGGTTCAAATACCAGGCATGCTTGGTCTGCTCCATTAGGCCTTAGCAGCCACCAGTCATTATATGAAATACCTGAGAATCCTGGGATGCTGGCTTTGCTTCGTAACAGTAtggacttcctctctctctgttccgtcCTCTGCTCTAGGAGTCACTGTTTCAAATACCTGGGCTGTTTGCTGGGCTTTGTAACAGTAtggacttcctctctctctctgttccgtcCTCTGCTCTAGGAGTCAAATACCTGGTCTGCTTGCCGGGCTTTGTGAGCCCATTCTGCTTGATCTCTCCTAGAGTTGAATTGTTTGAAATAGCTTAGATGCTCTCTGTGTTTTAGTAATGTCAATGACCTTttgctttctctctgtgttttgaTTCTCTCTGCCTTAAGGGGTCGAACCGAGTCCTCGTATTTCTCCGAGGTGGATCATGTTACgaccagagagagaatagaggacccTGCCTTCAACCTGACGCAGCTGGTAGCTGACCTCAGGGCCCTGGAAGAGGAGAACTGGCTGTCCATCAGGAAGGACCCCGCCAGGGGCCCCAGTCACCTCAAGGAGCCTGCCAGGGGCCCCAGTCACCTCAAGGAGCCCACCAGGGGCCCCAGTCACCTCAAGGAGCCCACCAGGGGCCCCAGTCACCTCAAGGAGCCCACCAGGGGCCCCAGTCACCTCAAGGAGCCCGTCAGGGGCCTCAGTCACCTCAAGGACCCCGCCAGGGGCCCCAGTCACCTCAAGGACCCCACATCCAAGCcctctgagagggagagagaagcaccTCCGCTCCCCCCTCTGCTGGttcctcctcctatccctcctcGGACAACATCATGGTACCTCGCCAGCCCCTCCCCTGAACTACAACTACACATCCCAGAATCCCTCAGTGGCTCAGGCAGGAAGTGCCACAGCCCCTGTCTCCTTTTAGACAGGAAGTGCAGCAGCAGCCCATCGATAGTGAGGAAGTTCGAGGCGATGCTGCAGGAGAACGAGGGGAAAGTTCTGACGAAGGCCGGGTTTACCACCTGCGCTGTTCCCGTTAACTCCCATTGCAACGTGGGCTGTTGCCACAACCGCTGGTCCTGCGACGGGAGCCGCTTCGGCAGCAGCAAGTCGTCCACCTACGTGCCTGTCCAGAAGAGCCTGTCTGAAGTCAACATAGTGAGTGCTGCTGGGAGGGACTTGATCCACGACTACAGGCCCGTTGAGAAACCTACAAGTCCTAGAAGCCCCGTGAGAGAGAGTCATATACAACCTGAAAACAAAGACCTAGCAGTTTCACACATCTGTCTTGACCTTACCTTAGAGCTACCCCCTCCAGGCTCCAACACTCCAGGCTCCAACCCTCCAGTCTCCAACCCTCCAGGCTCCAACCCTCCAGGCTCCAACCCTCCAGACTCCAACCCTCCAGACTCCAACCCTCCAGGCTCCAACCCTCCAGTCTCCAACCCTCCAGGCTCCAACCCTCCAGGCTCCAACCCTCCAGACTCCAACCCTCCAGGCTCCAACCCTCCAGGCTCCAACCCTCCAGGCCACAGTAGGAATACGATGCTGGAACATGCCACTGCTGAGTTTAACAGGACTCTCTTCCAGGCTGAGATGGGTCGAGGGATGGAGGACGATGATGTAGAGGACAGTTTTACATCAGCGGGTGTCTCTAACAGGGGCATACCGGACAGTACGACGGTATGTGGCGAGGTCACACACGGGGTCACCAGGGAGACGAACTTTGACCTCCCGCCACGGCACGCCACAGAGGTGAGCTGTGACATCACAGCTCAGAAGCTGAGTTCAGGGATCAAACTGAGCCAGGCCCTGCCCCCATCTGACCCTCATCCAGGGGTCACCGTCAGGACCTTGGACCCCCCTGCCACCTCTGACCTTTCACCCCAACGCCCAGAAGTTGCGTTTAGGAACATGCCTTCTAACCCGGCAACGCGTTGCCCTGAGGTCAAACACAAAGCTGGACcccccaacagcctgtctaagCCCTCATCCAGGGGTCACCGTCAGGACCTTGGACCCCCCTGCCCTCTGACCTTTCaccccaacagcctgtctaagCCCACACTGCACAGGTCCATCTCTAGTGAATACAAGCAGCCTGCCCAGACTACACACACGGCTCCAGGACCAGAGGTGAGTGCCAGTCCGAAGAGGGACATCAAGGCCCAAGGAGGGAGGCCTCATTCCGTTAAGTCAGGCCCAGCGCCCCAGCCTCCTACAAACCTCAGGCCGAGGCAGGTTGGGCAACCTGGGAGTCGCCCAACCACAACGCAGGACATCCGTAAAGCTGGATCTGTGGGGTCAGGACTCAGTGTGCCTGGGGGGTCAGGACTCAGTGTGCCTGGGGGGTCAGGACTCAGTGTGCCTGGGGGGTCAGGACTCAGTGTGCCTAGGGGGTCAGGACTCAGTGTGCCTGGGGGGTCAGGACTCAGTGTGCCTGGGAGGTCAGGACTCAGTGTGCCTGGGGGGTCAGGACTCCGTGTGCCTGGGGGGTCAGGACTCAGTGTGCCTGGGGGGTCAGGACTCCGTGGTGTAATGAGCGACCAGCCCTGGAAGCCCCTGACTCTGGCTGCGTTACGTCCATCTGACTCCAGGTCTAATTACGGAGCTGTGGAGAGGATCCTGAAGAGCTACGAGAACACTGCCTGGAGCCAGCGGTACCAGAACCATACCCAACCCACTGAGTCCAGCCCTGACCCTGGTCCCGACCTCAGCCCTGACCCTGGTCTCAGCCCCAGTCCTAACCCTGGTCCCAACCTCAGCCCTAACCCTGGTCTcagccccagccctaaccctggtctcagccccagccctaaccctggTCTCAGCCCCAGTCCTAACCCTGGTCTCAGCCCCAGTCCTAACCCTGGTCTCAGCCCCAGTCCTAACCCTGGTCTCAGCCCCAGTCCTAACCCTGGTCTCAGCCCCAGTGCTAACCCTGGTCCCAGCCCCAGTGCTAACCCTGGTCCCAGCCCCAGTGCTAACCCTGGTCCCAGCCCCAGTGCTAACCCTGGTCCCAGCCCCAGTGCTAACCCTGGTCCCAGCCCCAGTGGAAACCCATGGTCCTGATCCCAGTAAGGATTACTGGGATCAGTCAGGCCCTGCCTCTGGACactcctcccacacacactctcaccacaGCCAGCTGACCAGCTCCCACAGAGAGACGAGGCTAACCATGCAGGTGGGTACAGTGTTTAAAcgcatgaatacacacacacacacacacacacacacacacacacacacacacacacacacacacacacacacacacacacacacacacacacacacacacacacacacacacacacacacacacacacacacacacacaccattgtgtTTATTCTGTAGAATAGTTTGACTTGTTGATCAAACTTCTTCAGGCTCTCTAACACATTTAAATGGCAAAATCTGCATCCCAGAATggtccctatgggtcctggttgacAGTAATACCATCCAGGGTTCTATTAATGGTCCCCTagttcctatgggtcctggttaatGGTCCCCTagttcctatgggtcctggttaatGGTCCCCTagttcctatgggtcctggttaatGGTCCCCTagttcctatgggtcctggttaatGGTCCCCTagttcctatgggtcctggttaatGGTCCCCTagttcctatgggtcctggttaatGGTCCCCTagttcctatgggtcctggttgacAGTAATACCATCCAGGGTTCTATTAATGGTCCCCTAGTCCCTATGTGTCCTGGTTGACAGTAATACCATCCAGGGTTCTATTAATggtccctatgggtcctggttgacAGTAATACCATCTAGGGTCCTATTAATGGTTCCTATGTGTCCTGGTTGACAGTAATACCATCCAGGGTTCTATTAATGGTCCCTATGTGTCCTGGTTGACAGTAATACCATCCAGGGTTCTATTAAtgtaccctatgggtcctggttaatggtccctatgggtcctggttgacAGTAATACCATCCAGGGTTCTATTAATggtccctatgggtcctggttgacAGTAATACCATCCAGGGTTCTATTAATGGTCCCCTAGTCCCTATGTGTCCTGGTTGACAGTAATACCATCCAGGGTTCTATTAATGGTCCCTATGGGTTCTGGTTGAGAGTAATACCATCCAGGGTTCTATTAATGGTCCCTATGTGTCCTGGTTGACAGTAATACCATCCAGGGTTCTATTAATggtcccta encodes:
- the LOC124017630 gene encoding mucin-5AC-like isoform X4, producing MQRKIEEMYKEVKVRREVSGEMREPVGEITEEVTLHVSVHTTSTGSSMLSDNSTSDPQSSSSSQSEPTNQRGSYPRRHGNDDFAAHRNRADHRGDRGNPRNYDDCVGNQEVDMAELEAILRGVDRDSPSKGGMVNVCRSSHGGSSVGVTHNTEMSSGTWSDKMENTTALNAALKEIACVSEELCSYQDEISRKSGGDKRGRTESSYFSEVDHVTTRERIEDPAFNLTQLVADLRALEEENWLSIRKDPARGPSHLKEPARGPSHLKEPTRGPSHLKEPTRGPSHLKEPTRGPSHLKEPVRGLSHLKDPARGPSHLKDPTSKPSEREREAPPLPPLLVPPPIPPRTTSWYLASPSPELQLHIPESLSGSGRKCHSPCLLLDRKCSSSPSIVRKFEAMLQENEGKVLTKAGFTTCAVPVNSHCNVGCCHNRWSCDGSRFGSSKSSTYVPVQKSLSEVNIVSAAGRDLIHDYRPVEKPTSPRSPVRESHIQPENKDLAVSHICLDLTLELPPPGSNTPGSNPPVSNPPGSNPPGSNPPDSNPPDSNPPGSNPPVSNPPGSNPPGSNPPDSNPPGSNPPGSNPPGHSRNTMLEHATAEFNRTLFQAEMGRGMEDDDVEDSFTSAGVSNRGIPDSTTVCGEVTHGVTRETNFDLPPRHATEVSCDITAQKLSSGIKLSQALPPSDPHPGVTVRTLDPPATSDLSPQRPEVAFRNMPSNPATRCPEVKHKAGPPNSLSKPSSRGHRQDLGPPCPLTFHPNSLSKPTLHRSISSEYKQPAQTTHTAPGPEVSASPKRDIKAQGGRPHSVKSGPAPQPPTNLRPRQVGQPGSRPTTTQDIRKAGSVGSGLSVPGGSGLSVPGGSGLSVPGGSGLSVPRGSGLSVPGGSGLSVPGRSGLSVPGGSGLRVPGGSGLSVPGGSGLRGVMSDQPWKPLTLAALRPSDSRSNYGAVERILKSYENTAWSQRYQNHTQPTESSPDPGPDLSPDPGLSPSPNPGPNLSPNPGLSPSPNPGLSPSPNPGLSPSPNPGLSPSPNPGLSPSPNPGLSPSPNPGLSPSANPGPSPSANPGPSPSANPGPSPSANPGPSPSANPGPSPSGNPWS
- the LOC124017630 gene encoding mucin-5AC-like isoform X2; its protein translation is MDTREAPRTGQGRMDTRKEILLRQVAEIQGGENRRIWLDLKTVVEEVQLEVKREESKRCELQLQYTKDRCAWELERAELKCRIAQLEARGGPVVELGLRTQSPEPRESPLQRGDREQQRRLLVDTHTAAMDLRCRLELSEKGWVREKSELMERFNSERKEWESQLGDMQRKIEEMYKEVKVRREVSGEMREPVGEITEEVTLHVSVHTTSTGSSMLSDNSTSDPQSSSSSQSEPTNQRGSYPRRHGNDDFAAHRNRADHRGDRGNPRNYDDCVGNQEVDMAELEAILRGVDRDSPSKGGMVNVCRSSHGGSSVGVTHNTEMSSGTWSDKMENTTALNAALKEIACVSEELCSYQDEISRKSGGDKRGRTESSYFSEVDHVTTRERIEDPAFNLTQLVADLRALEEENWLSIRKDPARGPSHLKEPTRGPSHLKEPTRGPSHLKEPTRGPSHLKEPVRGLSHLKDPARGPSHLKDPTSKPSEREREAPPLPPLLVPPPIPPRTTSWYLASPSPELQLHIPESLSGSGRKCHSPCLLLDRKCSSSPSIVRKFEAMLQENEGKVLTKAGFTTCAVPVNSHCNVGCCHNRWSCDGSRFGSSKSSTYVPVQKSLSEVNIVSAAGRDLIHDYRPVEKPTSPRSPVRESHIQPENKDLAVSHICLDLTLELPPPGSNTPGSNPPVSNPPGSNPPGSNPPDSNPPDSNPPGSNPPVSNPPGSNPPGSNPPDSNPPGSNPPGSNPPGHSRNTMLEHATAEFNRTLFQAEMGRGMEDDDVEDSFTSAGVSNRGIPDSTTVCGEVTHGVTRETNFDLPPRHATEVSCDITAQKLSSGIKLSQALPPSDPHPGVTVRTLDPPATSDLSPQRPEVAFRNMPSNPATRCPEVKHKAGPPNSLSKPSSRGHRQDLGPPCPLTFHPNSLSKPTLHRSISSEYKQPAQTTHTAPGPEVSASPKRDIKAQGGRPHSVKSGPAPQPPTNLRPRQVGQPGSRPTTTQDIRKAGSVGSGLSVPGGSGLSVPGGSGLSVPGGSGLSVPRGSGLSVPGGSGLSVPGRSGLSVPGGSGLRVPGGSGLSVPGGSGLRGVMSDQPWKPLTLAALRPSDSRSNYGAVERILKSYENTAWSQRYQNHTQPTESSPDPGPDLSPDPGLSPSPNPGPNLSPNPGLSPSPNPGLSPSPNPGLSPSPNPGLSPSPNPGLSPSPNPGLSPSPNPGLSPSANPGPSPSANPGPSPSANPGPSPSANPGPSPSANPGPSPSGNPWS
- the LOC124017630 gene encoding mucin-5AC-like isoform X3, with amino-acid sequence MQRKIEEMYKEVKVRREVSGEMREPVGEITEEVTLHVSVHTTSTGSSMLSDNSTSDPQSSSSSQSEPTNQRGSYPRRHGNDDFAAHRNRADHRGDRGNPRNYDDCVGNQEVDMAELEAILRGVDRDSPSKGGMVNVCRSSHGGSSVGVTHNTEMSSGTWSDKMENTTALNAALKEIACVSEELCSYQDEISRKSGGDKRGRTESSYFSEVDHVTTRERIEDPAFNLTQLVADLRALEEENWLSIRKDPARGPSHLKEPARGPSHLKEPTRGPSHLKEPTRGPSHLKEPTRGPSHLKEPVRGLSHLKDPARGPSHLKDPTSKPSEREREAPPLPPLLVPPPIPPRTTSWYLASPSPELQLHIPESLSGSGRKCHSPCLLLDRKCSSSPSIVRKFEAMLQENEGKVLTKAGFTTCAVPVNSHCNVGCCHNRWSCDGSRFGSSKSSTYVPVQKSLSEVNIVSAAGRDLIHDYRPVEKPTSPRSPVRESHIQPENKDLAVSHICLDLTLELPPPGSNTPGSNPPVSNPPGSNPPGSNPPDSNPPDSNPPGSNPPVSNPPGSNPPGSNPPDSNPPGSNPPGSNPPGHSRNTMLEHATAEFNRTLFQAEMGRGMEDDDVEDSFTSAGVSNRGIPDSTTVCGEVTHGVTRETNFDLPPRHATEVSCDITAQKLSSGIKLSQALPPSDPHPGVTVRTLDPPATSDLSPQRPEVAFRNMPSNPATRCPEVKHKAGPPNSLSKPSSRGHRQDLGPPCPLTFHPNSLSKPTLHRSISSEYKQPAQTTHTAPGPEVSASPKRDIKAQGGRPHSVKSGPAPQPPTNLRPRQVGQPGSRPTTTQDIRKAGSVGSGLSVPGGSGLSVPGGSGLSVPGGSGLSVPRGSGLSVPGGSGLSVPGRSGLSVPGGSGLRVPGGSGLSVPGGSGLRGVMSDQPWKPLTLAALRPSDSRSNYGAVERILKSYENTAWSQRYQNHTQPTESSPDPGPDLSPDPGLSPSPNPGPNLSPNPGLSPSPNPGLSPSPNPGLSPSPNPGLSPSPNPGLSPSPNPGLSPSPNPGLSPSANPGPSPSANPGPSPSANPGPSPSANPGPSPSANPGPSPSGNPWS
- the LOC124017630 gene encoding mucin-5AC-like isoform X1: MDTREAPRTGQGRMDTRKEILLRQVAEIQGGENRRIWLDLKTVVEEVQLEVKREESKRCELQLQYTKDRCAWELERAELKCRIAQLEARGGPVVELGLRTQSPEPRESPLQRGDREQQRRLLVDTHTAAMDLRCRLELSEKGWVREKSELMERFNSERKEWESQLGDMQRKIEEMYKEVKVRREVSGEMREPVGEITEEVTLHVSVHTTSTGSSMLSDNSTSDPQSSSSSQSEPTNQRGSYPRRHGNDDFAAHRNRADHRGDRGNPRNYDDCVGNQEVDMAELEAILRGVDRDSPSKGGMVNVCRSSHGGSSVGVTHNTEMSSGTWSDKMENTTALNAALKEIACVSEELCSYQDEISRKSGGDKRGRTESSYFSEVDHVTTRERIEDPAFNLTQLVADLRALEEENWLSIRKDPARGPSHLKEPARGPSHLKEPTRGPSHLKEPTRGPSHLKEPTRGPSHLKEPVRGLSHLKDPARGPSHLKDPTSKPSEREREAPPLPPLLVPPPIPPRTTSWYLASPSPELQLHIPESLSGSGRKCHSPCLLLDRKCSSSPSIVRKFEAMLQENEGKVLTKAGFTTCAVPVNSHCNVGCCHNRWSCDGSRFGSSKSSTYVPVQKSLSEVNIVSAAGRDLIHDYRPVEKPTSPRSPVRESHIQPENKDLAVSHICLDLTLELPPPGSNTPGSNPPVSNPPGSNPPGSNPPDSNPPDSNPPGSNPPVSNPPGSNPPGSNPPDSNPPGSNPPGSNPPGHSRNTMLEHATAEFNRTLFQAEMGRGMEDDDVEDSFTSAGVSNRGIPDSTTVCGEVTHGVTRETNFDLPPRHATEVSCDITAQKLSSGIKLSQALPPSDPHPGVTVRTLDPPATSDLSPQRPEVAFRNMPSNPATRCPEVKHKAGPPNSLSKPSSRGHRQDLGPPCPLTFHPNSLSKPTLHRSISSEYKQPAQTTHTAPGPEVSASPKRDIKAQGGRPHSVKSGPAPQPPTNLRPRQVGQPGSRPTTTQDIRKAGSVGSGLSVPGGSGLSVPGGSGLSVPGGSGLSVPRGSGLSVPGGSGLSVPGRSGLSVPGGSGLRVPGGSGLSVPGGSGLRGVMSDQPWKPLTLAALRPSDSRSNYGAVERILKSYENTAWSQRYQNHTQPTESSPDPGPDLSPDPGLSPSPNPGPNLSPNPGLSPSPNPGLSPSPNPGLSPSPNPGLSPSPNPGLSPSPNPGLSPSPNPGLSPSANPGPSPSANPGPSPSANPGPSPSANPGPSPSANPGPSPSGNPWS